One window of Quercus robur chromosome 5, dhQueRobu3.1, whole genome shotgun sequence genomic DNA carries:
- the LOC126725658 gene encoding MLP-like protein 43 encodes MSLFEKVEAEVEIKASANRFHEVNSKRLAEVPKLSPNFLQSVDLVEGEWGQEGSVMCWYFLFDGKAVMSKEVIETIDDKNLLVTFKVIGGILKEMYKSFKFIIQATPKGEGCLVHWTLEYEKLNADDPDANTMLQFAIGQTKDIDAHLALE; translated from the exons atgtcTCTATTTGAGAAAGTAGAGGCTGAAGTAGAGATTAAGGCTTCAGCAAATAGGTTTCACGAGGTTAATAGCAAGAGACTAGCTGAGGTACCGAAACTTAGCCCTAACTTTTTACAGAGTGTTGATTTGGTTGAAGGAGAATGGGGACAAGAGGGCTCTGTCATGTGCTGGTATTTTCTCTTCG ATGGGAAAGCTGTAATGTCTAAGGAGGTAATCGAAACCATTGATGACAAAAACCTTTTAGTCACTTTCAAGGTGATTGGAGGGATACTCAAGGAGATGTATAAGAGTTTCAAATTCATTATTCAAGCCACTCCAAAGGGTGAGGGGTGCTTGGTCCACTGGACTTTGGAATATGAGAAACTGAATGCCGATGACCCTGACGCAAACACAATGCTTCAGTTCGCGATTGGTCAGACCAAAGATATTGATGCTCATCTTGCCCTCGAATAG
- the LOC126725661 gene encoding probable polygalacturonase At1g80170 isoform X3 has translation MRKLRSCSFSTCLIVYVLFTFTFLTTNIEASGSLLQLPLSGSTRTRPRSKRVLFVGDFGAQGDGVNDDTEAFKDAWEVACSFSGRIRIVLPTGYIFLIYPIDIVGPCRSKVTIQISGTIVAPEDPDAWHGLNPRKWLYFQGVNHLTIEGGGLINGMGQEWWARSCKTNSTNPCEHAPTAITFHRCKYLNVKNLMVLDSQQMHISFTKCLRVVASHLEVIAPARSPNTDGIHISASKGVEVKDSIIRTGDDCISIVSNSSRIRIKDIICGPGHGISIGSLGKSNSWSQVQDVLVDGALLSNTDNGVRIKTWQGGSGFATDITFQNVLMENVSNPIIIDQYYCDSRLPCANQTSAVKVENIAFMHIKGTSATKKAIKFACSDDYPCEGLYLEDIDLVSSSGGMTKSFCWEAYGSSSGLINPPACFPC, from the exons ATGAGGAAGCTTAGATCTTGTTCATTTTCGACATGTCTCATTGTTTACGTTCTTTTTACATTCACATTTCTGACAACAAATATAGAAGCTTCTGGCTCTCTCTTACAGCTCCCACTATCTGGGTCGACCAGAACCCGACCCAGATCCAAACGGGTCCTTTTTGTTGGTGACTTTGGTGCTCAAGGAGATGGTGTTAATGATGATACTGAG GCTTTCAAAGATGCCTGGGAAGTAGCTTGTTCTTTCTCTGGACGAATAAGAATTGTGCTTCCGACTGGATATATTTTTCTGATTTATCCTATTGATATTGTTGGGCCTTGCCGATCAAAGGTCACTATTCAG ATATCTGGTACAATAGTTGCACCCGAAGATCCTGATGCCTGGCATGGTTTGAATCCTCGTAAATGGCTCTACTTCCAAGGGGTGAATCACCTTACCATAGAAGGGGGAGGCTTAATCAACGGGATGGGACAGGAATGGTGGGCTCGGTCTTGCAAAACTAACTCAACTAAT CCGTGTGAACATGCTCCAACG GCCATTACTTTCCATAGGTGCAAGTATTTGAATGTCAAGAACCTTATGGTGCTTGATAGTCAACAAATGCACATTTCATTCACCAAATGTCTTCGGGTTGTTGCATCCCATCTCGAAGTGATAGCACCTGCTCGTAGCCCTAATACTGATGGAATTCACATCAGTGCATCAAAAGGTGTTGAGGTCAAGGATAGCATAATCAGAACAG GAGATGACTGCATCTCTATTGTCAGCAACTCTTCACGGATCCGGATCAAAGACATTATCTGTGGCCCAGGTCATGGCATAAG TATCGGAAGCTTGGGAAAATCAAACTCTTGGTCACAGGTGCAAGATGTTCTGGTGGATGGAGCTTTGCTGTCCAACACTGATAATGGGGTGAGGATCAAAACATGGCAG GGAGGTAGTGGTTTTGCCACTGATATTACTTTCCAGAATGTGTTGATGGAAAATGTATCAAATCCGATAATAATAGATCAATATTATTGCGACTCACGGCTTCCATGTGCAAATCAG ACTTCAGCTGTTAAAGTGGAGAATATAGCCTTTATGCACATTAAAGGAACTTCAGCGacaaagaaagcaataaaatttGCTTGTAGTGATGACTACCCATGTGAAGGGTTATACTTGGAAGATATTGATCTTGTATCAAGTTCTGGGGGAATGACAAAATCGTTTTGTTGGGAAGCATATGGCTCAAGTTCAGGATTAATTAACCCACCTGCTTGCTTTCCGTGTTGA
- the LOC126725661 gene encoding probable polygalacturonase At1g80170 isoform X1 — protein MRKLRSCSFSTCLIVYVLFTFTFLTTNIEASGSLLQLPLSGSTRTRPRSKRVLFVGDFGAQGDGVNDDTELPLSGSTRRSRTRPRSKRVLFIGDFGAQGDGVNDDTEAFKDAWEVACSFSGRIRIVLPTGYIFLIYPIDIVGPCRSKVTIQISGTIVAPEDPDAWHGLNPRKWLYFQGVNHLTIEGGGLINGMGQEWWARSCKTNSTNPCEHAPTAITFHRCKYLNVKNLMVLDSQQMHISFTKCLRVVASHLEVIAPARSPNTDGIHISASKGVEVKDSIIRTGDDCISIVSNSSRIRIKDIICGPGHGISIGSLGKSNSWSQVQDVLVDGALLSNTDNGVRIKTWQGGSGFATDITFQNVLMENVSNPIIIDQYYCDSRLPCANQTSAVKVENIAFMHIKGTSATKKAIKFACSDDYPCEGLYLEDIDLVSSSGGMTKSFCWEAYGSSSGLINPPACFPC, from the exons ATGAGGAAGCTTAGATCTTGTTCATTTTCGACATGTCTCATTGTTTACGTTCTTTTTACATTCACATTTCTGACAACAAATATAGAAGCTTCTGGCTCTCTCTTACAGCTCCCACTATCTGGGTCGACCAGAACCCGACCCAGATCCAAACGGGTCCTTTTTGTTGGTGACTTTGGTGCTCAAGGAGATGGTGTTAATGATGATACTGAG CTCCCACTATCTGGGTCGACCAGAAGGTCCAGAACCCGACCCAGATCCAAACGGGTCCTTTTTATTGGTGACTTTGGTGCTCAAGGAGATGGTGTTAATGATGATACTGAG GCTTTCAAAGATGCCTGGGAAGTAGCTTGTTCTTTCTCTGGACGAATAAGAATTGTGCTTCCGACTGGATATATTTTTCTGATTTATCCTATTGATATTGTTGGGCCTTGCCGATCAAAGGTCACTATTCAG ATATCTGGTACAATAGTTGCACCCGAAGATCCTGATGCCTGGCATGGTTTGAATCCTCGTAAATGGCTCTACTTCCAAGGGGTGAATCACCTTACCATAGAAGGGGGAGGCTTAATCAACGGGATGGGACAGGAATGGTGGGCTCGGTCTTGCAAAACTAACTCAACTAAT CCGTGTGAACATGCTCCAACG GCCATTACTTTCCATAGGTGCAAGTATTTGAATGTCAAGAACCTTATGGTGCTTGATAGTCAACAAATGCACATTTCATTCACCAAATGTCTTCGGGTTGTTGCATCCCATCTCGAAGTGATAGCACCTGCTCGTAGCCCTAATACTGATGGAATTCACATCAGTGCATCAAAAGGTGTTGAGGTCAAGGATAGCATAATCAGAACAG GAGATGACTGCATCTCTATTGTCAGCAACTCTTCACGGATCCGGATCAAAGACATTATCTGTGGCCCAGGTCATGGCATAAG TATCGGAAGCTTGGGAAAATCAAACTCTTGGTCACAGGTGCAAGATGTTCTGGTGGATGGAGCTTTGCTGTCCAACACTGATAATGGGGTGAGGATCAAAACATGGCAG GGAGGTAGTGGTTTTGCCACTGATATTACTTTCCAGAATGTGTTGATGGAAAATGTATCAAATCCGATAATAATAGATCAATATTATTGCGACTCACGGCTTCCATGTGCAAATCAG ACTTCAGCTGTTAAAGTGGAGAATATAGCCTTTATGCACATTAAAGGAACTTCAGCGacaaagaaagcaataaaatttGCTTGTAGTGATGACTACCCATGTGAAGGGTTATACTTGGAAGATATTGATCTTGTATCAAGTTCTGGGGGAATGACAAAATCGTTTTGTTGGGAAGCATATGGCTCAAGTTCAGGATTAATTAACCCACCTGCTTGCTTTCCGTGTTGA
- the LOC126725661 gene encoding probable polygalacturonase At1g80170 isoform X2, with the protein MRKLRSCSFSTCLIVYVLFIFTFLISNIEAFDSLLQLPLSGSTRRSRTRPRSKRVLFIGDFGAQGDGVNDDTEAFKDAWEVACSFSGRIRIVLPTGYIFLIYPIDIVGPCRSKVTIQISGTIVAPEDPDAWHGLNPRKWLYFQGVNHLTIEGGGLINGMGQEWWARSCKTNSTNPCEHAPTAITFHRCKYLNVKNLMVLDSQQMHISFTKCLRVVASHLEVIAPARSPNTDGIHISASKGVEVKDSIIRTGDDCISIVSNSSRIRIKDIICGPGHGISIGSLGKSNSWSQVQDVLVDGALLSNTDNGVRIKTWQGGSGFATDITFQNVLMENVSNPIIIDQYYCDSRLPCANQTSAVKVENIAFMHIKGTSATKKAIKFACSDDYPCEGLYLEDIDLVSSSGGMTKSFCWEAYGSSSGLINPPACFPC; encoded by the exons ATGAGGAAGCTTAGATCTTGTTCATTTTCGACATGTCTCATTGTTTACGTTCTTTTTATATTCACATTTCTGATATCAAACATAGAAGCTTTTGACTCTCTCTTACAGCTCCCACTATCTGGGTCGACCAGAAGGTCCAGAACCCGACCCAGATCCAAACGGGTCCTTTTTATTGGTGACTTTGGTGCTCAAGGAGATGGTGTTAATGATGATACTGAG GCTTTCAAAGATGCCTGGGAAGTAGCTTGTTCTTTCTCTGGACGAATAAGAATTGTGCTTCCGACTGGATATATTTTTCTGATTTATCCTATTGATATTGTTGGGCCTTGCCGATCAAAGGTCACTATTCAG ATATCTGGTACAATAGTTGCACCCGAAGATCCTGATGCCTGGCATGGTTTGAATCCTCGTAAATGGCTCTACTTCCAAGGGGTGAATCACCTTACCATAGAAGGGGGAGGCTTAATCAACGGGATGGGACAGGAATGGTGGGCTCGGTCTTGCAAAACTAACTCAACTAAT CCGTGTGAACATGCTCCAACG GCCATTACTTTCCATAGGTGCAAGTATTTGAATGTCAAGAACCTTATGGTGCTTGATAGTCAACAAATGCACATTTCATTCACCAAATGTCTTCGGGTTGTTGCATCCCATCTCGAAGTGATAGCACCTGCTCGTAGCCCTAATACTGATGGAATTCACATCAGTGCATCAAAAGGTGTTGAGGTCAAGGATAGCATAATCAGAACAG GAGATGACTGCATCTCTATTGTCAGCAACTCTTCACGGATCCGGATCAAAGACATTATCTGTGGCCCAGGTCATGGCATAAG TATCGGAAGCTTGGGAAAATCAAACTCTTGGTCACAGGTGCAAGATGTTCTGGTGGATGGAGCTTTGCTGTCCAACACTGATAATGGGGTGAGGATCAAAACATGGCAG GGAGGTAGTGGTTTTGCCACTGATATTACTTTCCAGAATGTGTTGATGGAAAATGTATCAAATCCGATAATAATAGATCAATATTATTGCGACTCACGGCTTCCATGTGCAAATCAG ACTTCAGCTGTTAAAGTGGAGAATATAGCCTTTATGCACATTAAAGGAACTTCAGCGacaaagaaagcaataaaatttGCTTGTAGTGATGACTACCCATGTGAAGGGTTATACTTGGAAGATATTGATCTTGTATCAAGTTCTGGGGGAATGACAAAATCGTTTTGTTGGGAAGCATATGGCTCAAGTTCAGGATTAATTAACCCACCTGCTTGCTTTCCGTGTTGA
- the LOC126725663 gene encoding peptide deformylase 1A, chloroplastic, whose translation MAMETLHRYSLRFRPISLADKCLKPGSPAPVFRKTRIPISVLGSSNPKPLFGTGFVTRKPYSSAPSSIPRAGWLLGLGDKKKTSLPDIVKAGDPVLHEPAREVGVEEIGSERIQKIVDDMVRVMRQAPGVGLAAPQIGIPLKIIVLEDTKEYISYAPKEETKAQDRRPFDLLVIFNPKLKKKSNRTALFFEGCLSVDGFRAVVERYLDVEVAGLDQYGQPIKIDASGWQARILQHECDHLEGTLYVDKMITKTFRTVENLDLPLAEGCPKLGVR comes from the exons ATGGCCATGGAAACACTCCACCGATACTCACTCCGTTTCCGCCCGATATCTCTTGCCGATAAATGCCTTAAACCCGGCTCACCCGCCCCGGTATTTCGAAAAACCCGAATACCCATTTCGGTACTCGGATCTTCCAACCCGAAACCGCTATTCGGTACCGGTTTCGTGACCCGGAAACCTTACAGCTCAGCTCCCAGTTCCATTCCCAGAGCAGGGTGGCTTCTGGGTCTCGGAGACAAGAAGAAGACGAGCTTGCCCGATATCGTGAAGGCGGGCGACCCGGTTCTCCACGAACCGGCCCGAGAAGTTGGTGTTGAGGAAATCGGGTCGGAGCGGATCCAGAAGATAGTTGATGATATGGTTCGGGTTATGAGACAGGCTCCTGGGGTCGGTCTAGCTGCTCCTCAGATTGGAATTCCTCTAAAG ATAATAGTTTTAGAAGATACAAAAGAATATATCAGTTATGCACCCAAGGAAGAGACCAAAGCACAAGATAGACGACCTTTTGATCTTCTG GTCATTTTCAACCCAAAGCTTAAGAAGAAGAGCAACCGGACTGCACTATTTTTTGAAGGGTGCCTGAG TGTTGATGGATTTAGAGCAGTGGTGGAGCGGTACCTTGATGTTGAGGTTGCAGGTTTGGATCAATATGGCCAACCCATCAAAATAGATGCTTCTGGCTGGCAGGCCCGTATTTTACAACATGAGTGTGATCATTTGGAGGGAACTCTTTACGTTGATAAGATGATTACCAAAACATTCAGAACAGTAGAAAACTTGGACTTACCACTTGCTGAGGGATGCCCCAAGCTTGGTGTTCGTTAG
- the LOC126728039 gene encoding uncharacterized protein LOC126728039 has protein sequence MTEFRPISLCNVTYKLISKVLANRLKAVLPHVIVENQSAFTADRLITDNVLVAFELMHYLNHKTEDKDGFMSIKLDMSKAFDRVEWGFIKRVMEKLGFHNNWVSLIMQCISSVSYSVIINGEAFGCITPTRGLRQGDPLSPGLFLLCAEGLSALIHQATRNKALSGISICRGCPPITHLFFADDSLLFCKAKVMECNVIMSILEVYESASGQKINPDKSSVFFSPNTSPAARDEILNSLGPTQDSRHKKYLGLPSLIGKSKSQVFAEIKERVGKKLVGWKGKLLSIGGREILIKDVAQVVPTYTMSCFQLPKTLCDDLESMMRNFWWGQRNHESKLAWVSWKKMCKSKLYGGMGFRNLQAFNLALLAKQGWRILTNPTSLVARVYKAKYFPFEDVLHSRIGSNPSYAWRSIYNSLRVLKEGTRWRVGNGKQIHIWEDRWLPTPTTYRVTSPQLDFGIFPMVSSLIDEDTKWWRMDLVTKEVRSFTVKSAYYIAMRMIDDQDLGFCPICDKEMESIQHALFLCSHAKLTWANWPDCPASFSSPNASFMDSVSKFIDSGLFADLALFFFVLWSIWGNRNQAIFGDSALPPAMVWDTAKRAHLDFVDARLSFPPAPPPARAHWTAPPAGFFKINVDGATDVGSSNSCIGAVIRDSSGFPIGAFSLVLSSCFLAEITEAYALLHETNDGSPSRSSYIQGNQYGLSFRDKLIGEIPGAFAQAFDFTDQMDTESDSDIDEEETTKELRQGMVAIKISKDTKRRIRKPWSKAIIVKLVGRSVSFSYMQNKLNQLWKPEGRMDCVDLSYGFFLIRFYSKEDLSDVLKKEPWFVGDHFLSLRPWEPFFKPDSADVSLVAVWIRLYQLPIELYEAEVLREIGESIGKVLRVDTHTTSEARGKYAGLSN, from the exons ATGACAGAATTTCGGCCTATCAGTTTATGCAACGTCACGTATAAGCTCATCTCAAAAGTCCTTGCTAACCGTCTTAAAGCTGTCCTTCCCCATGTGATAGTTGAAAATCAAAGCGCCTTTACTGCAGATAGGCTCATAACCGATAATGTCCTAGTGGCATTTGAGCTTATGCACTATTTGAACCACAAAACAGAGGACAAAGACGGTTTTATGTCTATCAAGCTTGACATGAGCAAGGCGTTTGATCGGGTCGAGTGGGGTTTCATCAAAAGAGTCATGGAAAAATTGGGTTTTCATAACAATTGGGTCTCTCTGATCATGCAATGTATCTCTTCAGTCTCTTATTCCGTCATCATCAACGGAGAAGCTTTTGGCTGCATCACTCCTACGAGGGGCCTTCGCCAAGGCGACCCTCTTTCTCCGGGGCTTTTTCTCCTGTGTGCCGAGGGCCTATCTGCCCTTATCCATCAAGCCACAAGAAATAAGGCCCTTTCTGGAATCTCAATCTGTAGGGGCTGCCCGCCCATCACCCACCTTTTCTTCGCGGACGATAGCCTTTTATTTTGCAAGGCTAAGGTCATGGAATGCAATGTAATCATGAGCATCCTCGAAGTTTATGAATCTGCCTCTgggcaaaaaataaatccaGATAAGTCCTCGGTCTTCTTCAGTCCAAATACCTCTCCTGCTGCCAGGGACGAGATCCTAAATTCTTTAGGACCAACGCAAGACTCCCGACACAAGAAGTATCTCGGCCTCCCTTCCTTGATTGGGAAATCaaaatctcaagtttttgctgaaattaaGGAGAGAGTGGGCAAGAAACTAGTGGGATGGAAAGGAAAACTTCTCTCCATTGGAGGTCGAGAAATTCTTATCAAAGACGTAGCACAAGTGGTGCCCACGTATACAATGAGTTGTTTTCAACTTCCAAAAACCTTGTGTGATGACTTGGAAAGCATGATGAGAAacttttggtggggccaaaggAACCATGAGTCAAAACTTGCATGGGTTAGTTGGAAAAAGATGTGTAAGTCCAAATTGTATGGTGGCATGGGCTTCCGGAACCTCCAAGCCTTTAACCTTGCCTTACTCGCAAAGCAAGGGTGGCGGATCCTCACTAATCCCACTTCTTTGGTTGCAAGGGTCTATAAAGCTAAGTACTTCCCTTTTGAGGATGTCCTTCACTCAAGGATTGGAAGCAACCCAAGCTACGCTTGGAGGAGCATTTATAATAGTCTTCGGGTCCTAAAGGAGGGCACTCGTTGGAGGGTGGGTAATGGTAAGCAGATTCACATTTGGGAAGATAGGTGGCTCCCAACTCCAACCACCTATAGAGTGACCTCACCTCAATTAGATTTTGGCATCTTTCCAATGGTCTCTTCTCTCATTGATGAGGATACAAAATGGTGGAGAATGGATTTG GTAACAAAAGAGGTTCGTTCATTCACCGTGAAAAGCGCGTACTACATCGCTATGCGCATGATAGATGATCAAGATCTTG GTTTCTGCCCAATCTGTGATAAGGAAATGGAGTCTATCCAACatgctttgtttctttgctctCATGCCAAACTTACTTGGGCTAATTGGCCAGATTGCCCTGCAAGCTTTTCATCCCCAAATGCATCTTTTATGGACTCTGTTTCTAAGTTCATTGATTCAGGCTTGTTTGCGGATTtggctctttttttctttgtccttTGGTCAATATGGGGGAATAGAAATCAAGCCATTTTTGGGGACTCTGCACTTCCGCCAGCCATGGTTTGGGACACCGCAAAAAGAGCCCACTTGGATTTTGTTGACGCTAGGCTCTCCTTCCCCCCTGCTCCACCTCCTGCCCGTGCCCATTGGACTGCTCCCCCTGCCGGCTTCTTTAAGATTAATGTGGACGGAGCTACTGATGTTGGGAGTAGTAACTCTTGCATTGGAGCTGTCATTCGGGATTCCTCAGGCTTCCCCATTGGTGCTTTCAGCCTGGTTCTTTCTTCTTGCTTCCTTGCTGAAATCACAGAAGCATATGCTTTGCTTCATG AAACTAATGATGGCTCCCCTTCACGGAGTAGCTACATTCAGGGGAACCAATACGGGTTATCTTTTAGAGACAAGCTTATCGGTGAAATCCCTGGGGCTTTTGCTCAAGCTTTCGACTTCACCGACCAGATGGACACAGAGAGTGATTCGGATATTGATGAGGAGGAAACTACCAAGGAACTCCGACAGGGCATGGTGGCTATCAAGATATCCAAGGACACAAAGAGGCGCATAAGGAAGCCCTGGTCTAAGGCTATCATTGTGAAGTTAGTGGGCCGGTCAGTGAGCTTCTCCTATATGCAGAACAAGCTTAACCAACTCTGGAAACCAGAGGGGAGAATGGACTGCGTCGATCTCAGCTACGGTTTCTTTTTAATCCGGTTCTACTCTAAAGAAGATTTAAGCGATGTGTTAAAGAAAGAACCTTGGTTCGTGGGCGACCACTTTCTGTCCTTGCGGCCATGGGAGCCGTTCTTCAAACCGGATTCAGCAGATGTGTCTTTGGTGGCTGTTTGGATTAGGCTTTACCAACTGCCTATTGAACTTTATGAGGCAGAAGTCTTGAGAGAGATTGGAGAATCCATTGGCAAGGTCCTTAGAGTTGACACTCATACCACCTCGGAAGCCAGGGGTAAATATGCTGGTTTGAGCAATTAG